The genomic window GATGAGAATGTTTTCGTACATGGTATCAGTGGTGGCGTAGGGCAAATCTTATCGCAAATGCTCACGGCAGATGGCGTCAAAGTTTATGGTGTAACTTCTACAGAAGAGAAGCAACAACTCGCATTGAACCAAGGCGCAGAGATGGTCTTTGTGAGAAATTCTGGTTGGGAATCTGAATATCATTCTTTTTTTGATACAGTCTACGATGGCGTAGGATCTACTTTACTTGAGAGTACTTCGTTGCTCAAAAATAGAGGAAAGGTGGTTTTCTTCGGTATGGCTGGGGGAAATCCACCAGCTATTGATTTCATCCAATTATTATCTCAATCAAAAAGTATACTAACTGGCGATTTATGGGATTACTTGACCAGCGCAAACCAACGAAAAGAAAGAAGCGCAAGGCTGTTCAAGTATTTTGAAGAGGAAAAAATAGTAACAAGTCCACCAACGATTTATGCTTTAAAAGAGGGGAAACAAGCACATGAGCATCTTGAATCAGGTAAAAGTATCGGGAAAATACTTTTGCAACCTTCGTAAGTTTTTTCGTCACCAATCTAGGATAAGAAAAATATTTCGGTAATAAGGCGGAAGCTACCAAAATTTGGCTCATTTGGTGGATTACGCTTTATTTCCCGAAGTCAAACATTTATATCTCCATCTCCGCT from Enterococcus sp. DIV1094 includes these protein-coding regions:
- a CDS encoding zinc-binding dehydrogenase, with amino-acid sequence MKALYFESFGSSDVLQYGELPEPVIANKELLVQMEYIGLNYADIYRRKGNYHIEKHIPYINGYEGVGTVVEIGTAVAEYEVGDKVLFVDVPFANAELVAVPEEKAIRVPKTIDIQLIASIGLQGLTADFLAHDLGLNGKDENVFVHGISGGVGQILSQMLTADGVKVYGVTSTEEKQQLALNQGAEMVFVRNSGWESEYHSFFDTVYDGVGSTLLESTSLLKNRGKVVFFGMAGGNPPAIDFIQLLSQSKSILTGDLWDYLTSANQRKERSARLFKYFEEEKIVTSPPTIYALKEGKQAHEHLESGKSIGKILLQPS